A portion of the Sebastes fasciatus isolate fSebFas1 chromosome 2, fSebFas1.pri, whole genome shotgun sequence genome contains these proteins:
- the LOC141758489 gene encoding histidine decarboxylase-like, protein MQAEEYNRRGKELVDYITQYLGSIRERRVIPDVKPGYMKELLPDTAPTEPEDWESIFNDIEKVIMPGVVHWQSPHMHAYYPSLTSWPSMLGDMLADAINCVGFTWASSPACTELEMNVMDWLCKALGLPSFFLHHHPDSRGGGILQSTVSESTLVALLAARKDKMLQLRPELDQDVDDSVLNSRLVAYASDQAHSSVEKAGLISLVKIRFLPTDEQLSLRGDTLKQAIQEDRRRGLVPFMLCATLGTTGVCAFDNLSELGPVCAEEGLWLHVDAAYAGSAYFCPELRWSLEGIDLADSFVFNPSKWMMVHFDCTAFWVKDKYKLQQTFTVDPVYLRHDNSKAATDFMHWQIPLSRRFRSLKLWFVMRSFGLKNLQAHIRHGVEMAKLLESLIKSDPHFEVPAERHLGLVVFCLKGGNALTQELLRRLTQSGTMYLIPADIHTKRIIRFTVTSQFTTAEDILKDWSIISKMASTLLAETQALNDADTSKSGKDEVIEENQDADSDSRSEEREDAASTLDKAQVELWIDKAWNPSRRQMRSLSCSSEPLPCIRPLFGYDFETRPSLKDAAGALPNTPSTAGSGPMCKITETPSNLLGKKDLKKLTKFYSVPSFCNQWVQCGRHQLCCPVKISQATQKHLSSTCRRMNCLCSSPVANTAPSPSPLETDTELAPKLL, encoded by the exons ATGCAGGCTGAGGAATACAATCGCAGAG GAAAGGAACTGGTGGACTACATCACACAGTACCTGGGCTCCATCAGGGAGAGGAGGGTGATTCCAGATGTAAAGCCAGGTTACATGAAGGAGCTTCTCCCTGACACTGCACCCACGGAGCCGGAGGACTGGGAGAGTATCTTCAACGACATCGAGAAAGTCATCATGCCAGGA GTGGTTCACTGGCAGAGCCCTCACATGCATGCCTACTACCCCAGTCTGACCTCATGGCCCTCTATGCTCGGGGACATGCTGGCCGACGCCATCAACTGTGTTGGATTCACCTGG GCCTCCAGCCCAGCATGTACAGAATTGGAAATGAATGTGATGGACTGGTTGTGTAAAGCCCTGGGGCTCCCCTCCTTCTTCTTACATCACCATCCTGACAGCAGAGGTGGAGGCATACTGCAG AGTACAGTCAGTGAGAGTACACTGGTTGCTCTGCTGGCTGCCAGGAAAGACAAAATGTTGCAGCTGCGGCCTGAGCTCGACCAGGACGTGGACGACTCGGTCCTAAATTCAAGACTGGTGGCCTACGCTTCAGATCAG GCTCATTCCTCGGTTGAGAAGGCAGGTCTGATCTCTCTGGTGAAGATCAGGTTTCTGCCCACTGATGAGCAGCTGTCTCTGAGAGGAGAcactttgaaacaagccatacaagaagacaggaggagaggactGGTCCCTTTCATG CTTTGTGCAACTTTGGGGACTACAGGAGTGTGTGCCTTTGACAATCTGTCTGAACTGGGACCAGTTT gtgcAGAGGAAGGACTGTGGCTCCATGTTGATGCTGCGTACGCTGGCTCAGCCTACTTCTGTCCTGAGCTCCGCTGGTCCTTGGAGGGCATTGATTTGGCTGACTCTTTTGTCTTCAACCCCTCCAAGTGGATGATGGTCCATTTTGACTGCACAGCTTTCTG GGTAAAAGATAAATATAAGCTCCAACAGACGTTCACTGTTGATCCTGTTTACCTCAGACATGACAACTCGAAGGCAGCCACGGACTTTATG CATTGGCAAATTCCTCTCAGCCGACGTTTCCGTTCTCTCAAACTCTGGTTTGTTATGCGCTCCTTTGGACTGAAAAACCTCCAGGCTCATATCAGACAT GGGGTTGAGATGGCAAAGCTCTTGGAGTCTCTCATAAAGAGTGACCCACATTTCGAGGTTCCTGCTGAGAGGCACCTTGGCCTGGTTGTGTTCTGTCTGAAA GGAGGAAATGCTTTGACCCAGGAGCTGCTGAGGAGACTGACCCAGTCGGGTACCATGTACCTCATCCCTGCAGacattcacaccaagcgcaTCATCCGATTCACGGTGACCTCGCAGTTCACTACCGCAGAGGACATCCTTAAGGACTGGAGCATCATCTCCAAAATGGCTTCCACTCTTCTGGCTGAGACACAGGCTCTGAATGATGCAGACACATCAAAATCAGGGAAAGATGAGGTGATAGAGGAAAACCAAGACGCCGACTCAGACAGCAGgtctgaggagagagaggatgcTGCCTCCACGCTGGACAAGGCTCAAGTGGAGCTGTGGATTGACAAGGCTTGGAATCCATCTAGGAGACAGATGCGCTCTCTTAGTTGCAGCAGCGAGCCACTGCCTTGCATCAGGCCACTGTTTGGCTACGACTTTGAAACAAGGCCTAGTCTTAAAGATGCTGCAGGCGCCCTCCCCAACACGCCATCAACGGCAGGATCTGGTCCTATGTGTAAGATTACAGAGACGCCTTCAAATCTTCTGGGTAAAAAGGACCTGAAAAAGCTGACAAAGTTCTACAGCGTGCCCAGTTTCTGCAACCAGTGGGTGCAGTGTGGCCGCCACCAGCTGTGCTGCCCTGTGAAGATTTCACAGGCAACTCAGAAACACTTGTCCTCCACCTGTAGAAGAATGAACTGTCTGTGCTCTTCTCCTGTAGCCAACAcagctccttctccttctccactGGAAACTGACACCGAACTGGCACCAAAGCTCCTGTAA